A window of the Polaribacter batillariae genome harbors these coding sequences:
- a CDS encoding prohibitin family protein: MATRQPELSFPKGGVLFIIIAVIAVIIFSKSTVTIGPGEGGVIFETLGDGIDTEKTYGEGFHLMLPWNKMIIRKVRQQSISDEMNVLSVNGLEVKVNGTIWYEPEFSNLGSLIKTKGEDYERELLDPAINAAARSVVGRYTPEQLYSSKRDVIEQEILDEVKNILEGQFLIVKRVLVEDVKLPTTIRTAIETKLKQEQESLEYEFRLAKAKKEAERQKIDAEGKAIANKILSASLTEKILQEKGIDATLELSKSSNSKVIVIGSGKDGLPIILGNQ, from the coding sequence ATGGCAACAAGACAACCAGAACTTAGCTTCCCAAAAGGAGGTGTTCTCTTTATTATTATAGCAGTAATTGCAGTAATTATATTTTCGAAATCTACAGTAACAATTGGACCTGGTGAAGGAGGTGTTATTTTTGAAACATTAGGAGATGGTATAGATACAGAAAAAACATATGGAGAAGGGTTTCATTTAATGTTACCTTGGAATAAGATGATTATAAGAAAAGTGCGTCAGCAATCTATTTCCGACGAAATGAATGTACTTTCTGTAAACGGTTTAGAAGTTAAAGTAAATGGAACCATTTGGTACGAACCAGAATTTTCGAATTTAGGTTCTTTAATTAAAACCAAAGGAGAAGATTACGAGCGCGAATTGTTGGATCCAGCCATAAATGCAGCAGCAAGAAGTGTTGTAGGGCGTTACACACCAGAGCAATTGTATTCAAGCAAAAGAGATGTTATTGAGCAAGAAATTTTAGACGAAGTAAAAAACATATTAGAAGGGCAGTTTTTAATCGTAAAAAGAGTTTTAGTTGAAGATGTAAAACTGCCAACAACCATTAGAACTGCGATTGAAACCAAATTAAAACAAGAGCAAGAATCTTTAGAATATGAGTTTAGATTGGCAAAGGCTAAAAAAGAAGCAGAAAGACAAAAAATTGATGCCGAAGGTAAAGCAATTGCAAATAAAATTTTAAGTGCTTCTTTAACAGAAAAAATTTTACAAGAAAAAGGTATAGATGCTACTTTAGAGTTGTCTAAATCTTCTAACAGTAAGGTTATTGTAATTGGTTCTGGAAAAGATGGTTTGCCTATTATTTTAGGAAATCAATAA
- a CDS encoding zinc-binding alcohol dehydrogenase family protein: MKYIVCEKPGVFLLKDKEAPIRKKGEALIKINKVGICGTDLHAYGGNQAFFTYPRILGHELAATVLEINENPKGIKQGDNVVVMPYLSCGNCIACKNGKTNCCTNIKVLGVHTDGGMQEQITVPTNILLPANNLTNNQMAIVEPLAIGAHAVRRANLKKDEIVAVVGCGPIGIGIMKLAQIAGAKVIAIDINEQRLAYAKEKIGVDYTVKAGEHAATKIFKITNGDLCTAVFDASGNKFALETCPDYMSHGGRFVLVGLSKGELTYTHPKIHAKEMTLMCSRNATTEDFEYVISVLDQFPTESFITHNVPFTEMIHHFDRWLKPETGVIKATVNFNLKTHV; encoded by the coding sequence ATGAAATATATAGTATGCGAAAAACCAGGAGTGTTTCTTTTAAAAGATAAAGAAGCTCCAATTAGAAAAAAAGGCGAAGCCCTAATAAAAATTAATAAAGTAGGTATTTGCGGTACAGATTTACACGCTTATGGTGGAAACCAAGCCTTTTTTACTTACCCTAGAATATTAGGCCATGAGCTGGCTGCTACTGTTTTAGAAATTAACGAAAACCCAAAAGGGATTAAACAAGGAGACAACGTTGTAGTGATGCCTTATTTAAGCTGTGGTAATTGTATTGCTTGTAAAAATGGAAAAACCAATTGCTGTACCAATATTAAAGTTTTGGGTGTACATACAGATGGTGGTATGCAAGAACAAATCACAGTTCCTACTAATATTTTGTTGCCTGCAAACAATTTAACTAACAACCAAATGGCTATAGTAGAACCTTTGGCTATTGGAGCCCATGCTGTTAGAAGAGCAAACCTAAAAAAAGACGAAATTGTAGCGGTTGTTGGTTGCGGTCCAATAGGAATTGGTATTATGAAACTGGCTCAAATAGCAGGTGCAAAAGTAATTGCGATAGATATAAACGAACAACGTTTAGCATATGCCAAAGAAAAAATAGGTGTCGATTATACTGTAAAAGCTGGAGAACATGCAGCGACTAAAATTTTTAAAATTACAAATGGTGATTTATGTACAGCTGTCTTTGATGCTTCAGGTAATAAATTTGCTTTAGAAACTTGCCCAGACTATATGTCTCATGGAGGGCGTTTTGTGTTAGTGGGGTTATCTAAAGGAGAATTAACCTATACACACCCAAAAATACACGCCAAAGAAATGACTTTAATGTGCAGTAGAAATGCGACTACTGAAGATTTTGAGTACGTAATTAGTGTGTTAGACCAATTTCCAACAGAATCTTTTATAACACACAATGTGCCGTTTACAGAAATGATACATCATTTCGATCGTTGGTTAAAACCAGAAACTGGCGTTATAAAAGCAACCGTAAATTTTAATTTAAAAACTCATGTCTAA
- a CDS encoding IS30 family transposase has translation MNYKQLTFEQRYSIELMLKAKISKKEIIKSLCINESTFYRELKRNSKPRTYSAKHAQKLADERKKEGHYKTIFSTEMKKIIKEKMIKFQWSPEQIVGWCKLKAIQMVSHERIYQYVWQDKRQGGLLYKELRTGQKKYKKRYGSKSNRGQIPDKVSIEKRPKIVELKERVGDLESDLIIGKDHKGALLTIVDRYSSFLWIENVTGKKADMITKMTINTLAPHKKWVRTITNDNGKEFAGHKKIAEKLNCDVYFAHPYSSWERGLNEYTNKLIRQYFPKNEHLDNVKQKDIFETVNKLNNRPRKKLGYRTPKEVFYQFINQNQKLALGT, from the coding sequence ATGAACTACAAACAATTAACTTTCGAACAAAGGTACTCAATAGAATTAATGCTTAAGGCAAAAATTAGTAAAAAAGAGATTATTAAATCACTTTGTATTAATGAAAGTACTTTTTATAGAGAATTGAAAAGGAACTCAAAACCTAGGACTTATAGTGCTAAACACGCACAAAAATTAGCTGATGAGCGTAAAAAAGAAGGCCATTATAAGACTATTTTTTCAACGGAAATGAAAAAAATAATCAAAGAAAAAATGATTAAATTTCAATGGTCTCCAGAACAGATAGTTGGTTGGTGTAAACTTAAAGCAATACAGATGGTCTCTCACGAGCGAATTTACCAATATGTTTGGCAAGATAAAAGACAAGGAGGATTGCTTTATAAAGAACTACGAACAGGTCAAAAAAAATATAAAAAAAGGTATGGAAGTAAATCCAATAGAGGACAAATACCCGATAAAGTGTCTATAGAAAAACGTCCAAAAATTGTAGAACTCAAAGAAAGAGTAGGTGATTTAGAATCTGATTTAATTATAGGAAAAGACCATAAAGGAGCTTTATTAACCATTGTAGATCGCTATTCTAGTTTTTTATGGATTGAAAATGTGACAGGAAAAAAAGCAGATATGATTACAAAAATGACTATAAACACTTTAGCACCACATAAAAAATGGGTTCGAACAATTACCAATGATAATGGAAAAGAGTTTGCAGGACATAAAAAAATAGCAGAAAAATTAAATTGTGATGTCTATTTTGCTCACCCTTATAGCTCTTGGGAACGTGGACTTAACGAGTATACGAACAAACTTATCAGACAATATTTCCCAAAAAATGAACACTTGGATAATGTCAAACAAAAGGATATTTTTGAAACGGTAAACAAACTCAATAATAGACCAAGAAAAAAGTTAGGATACAGAACCCCTAAAGAGGTTTTTTATCAATTTATTAACCAAAATCAAAAACTTGCACTTGGTACTTGA
- a CDS encoding DEAD/DEAH box helicase: protein MQFSEIPLDKSILKAVAEARFHTPTLVQQQTIPLVLEKKNVIVSANTGTGKTAAFALPIIHLLINNENKEVEKKKIKSLIITPTRELAIQIFENFNSFSKYTNLKTTAVYGGVSLEPQKEILAKGVDILIATPGRLIDLQMQGNIDLNSVEIFVLDEADLMLDMGFIKDIKKIEALCPKNKQTLLFSATIPDSITELAYKILKNPIKVAINPEETTAKNIGQLLYYLPKKNKTDLCLHLLRNTINGSIIIFKRTKFGVDKLEQTLLKNGYKVASIHGDKTQAVRNKAIEEFKNKKAHLLIATDVAARGIDITNVDAIINFDIPNVAETYIHRIGRTGRAGKSGIAFSFCSPDENGYIKLIEALIEKPIKVVTEHPYVINKAKNTKKQPNTISKNKKGRKSKASKKKKKRWY, encoded by the coding sequence ATGCAATTTTCTGAAATTCCACTTGATAAATCTATCTTAAAAGCAGTTGCTGAAGCACGTTTTCATACACCAACTTTAGTACAACAACAAACCATTCCTTTAGTTTTAGAAAAGAAAAATGTAATTGTTTCTGCAAATACAGGAACAGGAAAAACAGCTGCTTTTGCCTTGCCCATTATTCATTTATTAATAAATAATGAAAATAAAGAAGTGGAAAAAAAGAAAATAAAATCGCTTATTATTACTCCAACTCGTGAATTGGCCATTCAAATTTTCGAGAATTTTAATAGTTTTAGCAAATACACAAACCTTAAAACCACAGCAGTTTATGGAGGCGTTTCTTTAGAACCTCAAAAAGAAATTTTAGCGAAAGGTGTAGATATTTTAATTGCAACTCCAGGAAGATTAATCGACTTGCAAATGCAAGGAAATATTGATTTAAACTCGGTTGAAATTTTTGTTTTAGATGAAGCCGATTTAATGTTAGACATGGGTTTCATCAAAGACATCAAAAAAATAGAAGCGTTATGCCCAAAAAACAAACAAACGTTACTTTTCTCTGCTACAATTCCAGATTCAATTACAGAATTAGCCTATAAAATCCTTAAAAACCCTATAAAAGTAGCCATAAATCCAGAAGAAACCACAGCCAAAAATATTGGTCAGCTTTTGTATTATCTTCCTAAAAAAAATAAGACAGATTTGTGTTTGCATTTGTTAAGAAACACGATAAATGGAAGCATTATTATATTTAAACGTACAAAATTTGGCGTTGATAAATTAGAACAAACCTTACTTAAAAATGGCTATAAAGTTGCTAGTATTCATGGAGACAAAACACAAGCTGTTAGAAACAAAGCCATTGAAGAATTTAAAAATAAAAAAGCACATCTTTTAATTGCGACAGATGTTGCTGCACGCGGAATTGACATTACAAATGTAGATGCCATTATTAATTTCGACATTCCGAATGTTGCAGAAACCTATATCCACAGAATTGGAAGAACTGGTAGAGCAGGAAAATCTGGCATTGCATTCTCTTTTTGTTCGCCAGATGAAAACGGATATATTAAATTAATTGAAGCTTTAATCGAAAAACCTATTAAAGTTGTTACAGAACATCCTTATGTAATTAACAAAGCTAAAAACACCAAAAAACAGCCAAATACCATCAGCAAAAATAAAAAAGGGAGAAAATCTAAAGCTTCTAAAAAGAAGAAAAAACGCTGGTATTAA
- a CDS encoding carboxypeptidase-like regulatory domain-containing protein yields MQKILFILCLLVSLSTFSQKDSLQIKILKGQVVHAETKKALSAAHILNLNTVNGTITSEKGYFELPTRVNDTILVSYIGYSSIKLKITNDLLKGNELEIALFEKPEEVKEVVIKSTKLIGVLEIDVKQVPKDRFTRIHINGLPQTYEVGKPRAKDFSSPIAALFQPVDFLYNLFGNKPKQLKKLQKLKKEDDLRKMLAGKFDREVMMEYLEMDRQELSDLLTDCNYSAYFIKKASDLQLIEAILDCYENYKAHKKGKIERNKIPNKN; encoded by the coding sequence ATGCAAAAAATACTATTTATTTTGTGTTTACTTGTCTCTTTAAGCACATTTTCACAGAAAGACAGCCTGCAAATTAAAATTTTAAAAGGGCAAGTTGTCCATGCAGAAACTAAAAAAGCGTTGAGTGCTGCACATATTTTAAATTTAAATACGGTTAACGGAACGATTACCAGCGAAAAAGGATATTTTGAACTTCCTACAAGAGTTAACGATACTATTTTAGTATCTTACATAGGCTATTCTTCTATTAAATTAAAAATTACAAACGACTTATTAAAAGGTAACGAACTCGAAATCGCCCTGTTTGAAAAACCAGAAGAGGTAAAAGAAGTCGTTATAAAATCTACAAAATTAATTGGCGTTTTAGAAATTGATGTAAAACAAGTGCCAAAAGATCGCTTTACAAGAATACATATAAATGGATTGCCACAAACCTACGAAGTTGGAAAACCACGAGCCAAAGACTTCTCCTCTCCTATTGCAGCGCTGTTTCAGCCTGTAGATTTTCTCTATAACCTTTTTGGAAATAAACCAAAGCAACTAAAAAAACTTCAGAAACTAAAAAAAGAAGACGATTTACGTAAAATGCTTGCGGGTAAATTCGACAGAGAAGTTATGATGGAATATTTAGAAATGGACAGGCAAGAACTTTCCGATTTGTTAACGGATTGTAACTACTCTGCCTATTTTATAAAAAAAGCATCTGATTTACAGTTAATTGAAGCAATTTTAGATTGTTACGAAAATTACAAAGCTCACAAAAAAGGAAAAATTGAAAGAAATAAAATTCCTAATAAGAACTAA
- a CDS encoding tagaturonate reductase: MLELNRNTVKASTYPERIIQFGEGNFLRAFANWMVHKMNKNANFNAGVVVIQPINQGQIEVLNNQDGLYTLYLNGIKNNKAISEHEIIDCIQRGINPYENYNAYLALGENPELRFVISNTTEAGIAYNAKDKLKDAPASSFPGKLTALLYRRFKYFNGASDKGLIIIPCELIDRNGDNLQQIILQYANDWSLGEAFVRWINEHNIFCNTLVDRIVPGYPKDKINAITQELGYKDNLVVEGEQFYLWVIEGAEAVKEEIPAEVCGLHIVFTDNIEPYRTRKVRILNGAHTTLVPVGYLYGIDKVRESVENNVVGTYLKNTIFNEIIPTLNLPEAELNQFSNDVLDRFKNPYLEHELMSISLNSVSKYKTRVIPSVLEFVKIKNKLPSHLLFSLAALIVFYKGDRNGAVITLKDDVKVLATFKDIWITNNCEQVAEKVLCNLNFWGIDLTKIEGLQQEVTKHLKAIINKGMKVALEAFLTDKHY; the protein is encoded by the coding sequence ATGCTAGAATTAAATAGAAATACAGTAAAAGCAAGCACTTACCCAGAACGTATTATTCAATTTGGAGAAGGTAATTTTTTAAGAGCCTTTGCCAATTGGATGGTTCATAAAATGAATAAAAATGCCAATTTTAATGCAGGTGTTGTGGTTATTCAACCAATAAATCAAGGACAGATTGAGGTGTTGAACAATCAAGATGGGTTATATACTTTATATTTAAACGGAATTAAAAATAATAAGGCCATTAGTGAACATGAAATAATCGACTGTATTCAAAGAGGTATCAATCCTTACGAAAACTATAACGCTTATTTAGCACTTGGAGAAAATCCAGAGTTGCGTTTCGTTATTTCAAACACAACCGAGGCAGGCATTGCTTATAATGCCAAAGATAAATTAAAGGATGCCCCAGCAAGCAGTTTCCCAGGAAAACTTACAGCACTTTTGTACAGAAGATTTAAATACTTTAATGGCGCTTCAGATAAAGGTTTGATTATAATTCCTTGTGAATTGATAGATAGAAATGGCGATAACTTACAACAAATTATTTTACAATATGCTAATGATTGGAGTTTAGGCGAAGCATTTGTTAGGTGGATTAATGAACATAATATTTTTTGTAACACTCTAGTAGATAGAATTGTACCTGGTTACCCGAAAGATAAAATAAATGCAATTACCCAAGAATTAGGCTACAAAGATAATTTAGTGGTAGAAGGAGAGCAATTCTATTTATGGGTTATTGAAGGGGCAGAAGCCGTTAAAGAAGAAATTCCTGCAGAGGTTTGTGGTTTGCATATTGTATTTACCGATAATATAGAACCTTATAGAACCCGCAAAGTTAGAATTCTTAATGGTGCACACACCACTTTAGTTCCTGTTGGTTATTTATATGGTATTGATAAAGTGCGTGAATCTGTAGAGAATAATGTTGTTGGAACATACTTAAAAAACACTATTTTTAATGAGATTATTCCGACTTTAAATTTACCAGAGGCAGAACTCAATCAGTTTTCAAATGATGTTTTAGACCGATTTAAAAACCCCTATTTAGAGCATGAACTCATGAGTATTTCGTTAAATTCTGTATCGAAATACAAAACACGAGTGATACCATCTGTTTTAGAATTTGTTAAAATAAAAAATAAATTACCCTCTCATTTATTATTTTCATTAGCAGCATTAATAGTCTTTTATAAAGGAGATAGAAATGGAGCAGTAATCACTTTAAAAGATGATGTTAAAGTGTTAGCAACCTTTAAGGATATTTGGATTACCAATAATTGTGAACAAGTTGCAGAAAAAGTATTGTGTAACCTAAATTTTTGGGGAATAGATTTAACAAAAATTGAAGGATTACAACAGGAAGTAACAAAACATTTAAAAGCCATTATAAATAAAGGAATGAAAGTGGCATTAGAAGCTTTTTTAACGGATAAGCACTATTAA
- a CDS encoding cation diffusion facilitator family transporter, with protein sequence MGHSHHHHHDSSSKNIGIAFFLNLFFTIIEFIGGFYTNSLAITSDAIHDLGDSLSLGTAWYFQKISKKKPTKTYSYGFKRFSLLGAIINSVILLIGSFFIISEAIPRIINPEASDAKGMMWFAIFGIVINGAAVLKLKEGTSINERVVSLHMLEDVLGWAAVLMASIVMQYYDVPVLDPILSILIALFILYNVFKNGKESIRIILQGAPLKISVDDIKTKILQHTTIKSMHDCHLWSMDGEYNVFTAHLIIEESLNREAQIALKTEVRRILHDNFHLEHITLEIELTNEDCSYIDCV encoded by the coding sequence ATGGGACACAGTCATCATCATCATCACGATTCATCATCAAAAAATATAGGAATAGCATTTTTTTTAAACCTGTTTTTTACAATTATTGAATTTATTGGAGGGTTTTACACCAATAGTTTGGCAATTACATCTGATGCAATTCACGATCTGGGCGATAGTTTAAGTTTAGGAACGGCTTGGTATTTTCAAAAAATATCTAAGAAAAAACCAACGAAAACGTATTCTTATGGCTTCAAACGTTTTTCACTTTTAGGCGCAATAATCAATTCGGTAATCTTATTAATAGGTTCTTTTTTTATTATTTCTGAAGCAATACCAAGAATTATCAATCCAGAAGCATCTGATGCAAAAGGAATGATGTGGTTTGCCATTTTTGGAATTGTTATAAACGGAGCCGCAGTTTTAAAATTAAAAGAAGGAACATCTATAAACGAACGTGTTGTTTCTTTGCATATGCTAGAAGATGTTTTGGGCTGGGCAGCTGTTTTAATGGCAAGTATTGTTATGCAATATTATGATGTTCCTGTTTTAGACCCAATTTTATCGATATTAATTGCCCTATTTATTTTATACAATGTTTTTAAAAATGGCAAAGAAAGTATTCGAATTATTTTACAAGGAGCTCCTTTAAAAATTTCTGTAGATGATATTAAAACGAAAATTCTTCAGCATACCACCATAAAAAGCATGCACGATTGCCACTTATGGTCTATGGATGGAGAGTACAATGTGTTTACAGCTCATTTAATTATTGAAGAATCTTTAAATAGAGAAGCACAAATTGCACTTAAAACAGAAGTAAGAAGAATTTTACACGACAATTTTCATTTAGAGCACATAACACTAGAAATCGAATTAACAAACGAAGATTGTAGCTATATAGATTGTGTTTAA
- a CDS encoding sulfatase family protein, giving the protein MNYSIPIILLSCLFFSCADKQEEATKPNILFILSDDHTSQSWGIYGGVLEDYVQNKNIKRIATNGAKLNNVFCTNSICVPSRASILTGQYSHRNNIYTLSDALEPDSMNIAKVFQKNGYQTALFGKWHLKKQPAGFDDFLVLPGQGVYNNPILRTAANWPKGKEYQGFSTDVITDLSINWLKKRNSEQPFLLMTHFKATHEPFEYPERFASLYENEEIPEPETLYDFGPETTGRSFIGQKVEVLEKRWQAAVNDPKFWTNYPGLPFNNKGLDSIQLRKAIYQKFVKDFMRCGAAIDDNIGKLLNYLEESGLAENTVVIYTADQGYFLGEHGFFDKRLIYEESLRMPFVIQYPKEIKGGSTIDDIILNIDFAALFADYAGIKQPSFIQGESFRENLKGETPKNWRKDAYYRYWLHRTERPAHFGIRNNRYKLAFFYGQPLDMSGAMKQTTTPAWEFYDLEKDPNETHNAIDDEQYQTIIKEMKNRLQELREEIGDTDEQYPIMKEIIKENWNL; this is encoded by the coding sequence ATGAACTATTCTATACCAATTATATTACTATCATGTTTATTTTTTAGTTGCGCAGATAAACAAGAAGAAGCTACAAAACCCAACATCCTATTTATTTTATCTGATGACCACACCTCACAATCTTGGGGAATTTATGGTGGAGTTTTAGAAGATTATGTTCAAAATAAAAACATTAAAAGAATTGCTACAAATGGTGCTAAATTAAACAATGTTTTTTGCACAAATTCTATTTGTGTACCAAGCCGAGCAAGCATACTAACAGGGCAATACAGCCATCGAAATAATATATATACTTTATCTGACGCGCTCGAGCCAGATAGCATGAATATTGCAAAAGTCTTTCAAAAAAATGGCTATCAAACTGCTCTATTTGGAAAATGGCATTTAAAAAAACAACCCGCTGGTTTTGATGATTTTTTAGTGCTACCAGGACAAGGTGTTTACAACAATCCTATTTTAAGAACTGCTGCCAACTGGCCAAAAGGCAAAGAATATCAAGGTTTTTCTACAGATGTTATTACAGATTTATCAATTAATTGGTTAAAAAAACGAAATTCAGAACAACCTTTTCTATTGATGACTCATTTTAAAGCAACACACGAACCATTTGAATATCCAGAAAGATTTGCATCATTATATGAAAATGAAGAAATTCCAGAACCAGAGACTTTATATGATTTTGGACCAGAAACAACTGGTAGAAGTTTTATAGGTCAAAAAGTGGAAGTTTTAGAAAAAAGATGGCAAGCAGCAGTAAATGATCCTAAGTTTTGGACCAATTATCCAGGTTTACCATTTAATAATAAAGGACTGGACAGCATACAATTGAGAAAAGCCATTTATCAAAAATTTGTAAAAGACTTTATGAGATGTGGTGCTGCTATTGACGATAATATTGGGAAATTATTAAATTATTTAGAAGAAAGCGGACTCGCAGAAAATACAGTAGTAATTTATACTGCAGATCAAGGATATTTTCTTGGCGAACATGGCTTTTTTGATAAAAGATTAATTTACGAAGAATCTCTTAGAATGCCTTTTGTTATACAATACCCCAAAGAAATTAAAGGTGGTAGCACAATTGATGATATTATTTTAAATATAGATTTTGCAGCACTTTTTGCTGATTATGCAGGCATTAAGCAACCAAGTTTTATACAGGGAGAAAGTTTTAGAGAAAATTTAAAAGGTGAAACCCCAAAAAATTGGCGCAAAGATGCCTATTACAGATATTGGTTGCACAGAACAGAACGACCAGCTCATTTTGGAATTAGAAACAATAGATATAAGCTTGCATTTTTTTATGGGCAACCGCTTGATATGTCAGGCGCAATGAAACAAACAACTACGCCAGCTTGGGAGTTTTATGATTTAGAAAAAGATCCTAACGAAACCCATAATGCAATTGATGATGAGCAATATCAAACCATAATTAAAGAAATGAAAAATCGTTTGCAAGAACTTCGTGAAGAAATTGGCGATACGGATGAACAATATCCTATAATGAAAGAGATTATAAAGGAAAACTGGAATCTATGA
- a CDS encoding UxaA family hydrolase, producing MSKNYVQIDPKDNIIVAITSLPKNTFIDVAGETFTLQEDIKQKHKFALYDFKVGDEIFMYGVLIGKAVLSIERGTAITVKNIKHASAEYNNSKEKFTWTAPDASNFKQRTFNGYHRKDGKVGTANYWLVIPLTFCENRNLDVLESTLSEKLGYETQKDFAVDIEALIKQYKAGASSEAILNTPIITTQEEISKNRVFPNVDGIKFLKHDGGCGGTREDSEVLVKLLAGYIANPNVAGATVFSLGCQNAQINMLQKAIKGIDPNFTKTVYYLEQQQSKSERHFIEEAVKHTFIGLTEANKIERQPASLNKLILGLECGGSDGFSGISANPALGYASDLLVALGGSPVLAEFPELNGVEQEIINRCVTEKDAKKFYNLMRSYSAAAVAVGSGFENNPSPGNIKDGLITDAMKSAGAAKKGGTSPVVKVLDYTEQVTKPGLNLLCTPGNDVESTTGLVGSGCNIVLFTTGLGTPTGNPVAPVLKISSNTNLYERMNDIIDINAGTVITGEDTIESMGQKILNHIIRVASGETPSKAVLQANNDFIPWKRGVSL from the coding sequence ATGTCTAAAAATTATGTTCAAATAGATCCAAAAGACAACATTATAGTTGCTATAACTTCTTTGCCTAAAAACACCTTTATAGATGTTGCTGGCGAGACGTTTACATTGCAAGAAGACATCAAACAAAAACATAAATTCGCATTGTACGATTTTAAAGTTGGCGACGAGATTTTTATGTACGGTGTGTTAATTGGAAAAGCTGTACTTTCTATTGAGAGAGGAACAGCAATTACCGTTAAAAATATAAAACACGCGTCTGCGGAATATAATAATTCTAAAGAAAAATTTACATGGACTGCTCCTGATGCATCCAACTTTAAACAACGCACCTTTAACGGTTACCACAGAAAAGATGGTAAAGTAGGAACTGCAAATTATTGGTTGGTAATTCCATTAACTTTTTGTGAAAACAGAAATCTTGATGTTTTAGAAAGTACACTTTCTGAAAAATTGGGTTACGAAACCCAAAAAGATTTTGCTGTAGATATAGAAGCTTTAATAAAACAGTATAAAGCAGGAGCTTCTTCTGAAGCCATACTCAATACACCAATCATTACTACCCAAGAAGAAATTTCTAAAAATAGAGTTTTCCCTAACGTAGATGGAATTAAGTTTTTAAAACACGATGGTGGTTGTGGTGGTACTCGCGAAGATTCTGAAGTTTTAGTAAAACTATTGGCGGGTTATATTGCAAACCCCAATGTTGCTGGAGCGACTGTTTTTAGTTTGGGTTGCCAGAATGCACAAATAAATATGCTTCAAAAAGCAATTAAAGGCATTGATCCTAATTTTACAAAAACGGTTTATTATTTAGAACAACAACAAAGTAAAAGCGAAAGACATTTTATAGAAGAAGCTGTAAAACATACTTTTATAGGTTTAACAGAAGCAAACAAAATAGAAAGGCAACCAGCATCTTTAAATAAACTAATTTTAGGGTTGGAATGTGGTGGGTCAGATGGTTTTTCAGGAATATCTGCAAATCCTGCTTTAGGTTATGCATCAGATTTATTGGTCGCTCTTGGTGGTAGCCCAGTATTGGCAGAATTTCCAGAATTAAACGGTGTAGAACAGGAAATTATTAATCGATGTGTTACTGAAAAAGATGCTAAGAAATTTTATAATTTAATGCGCTCTTATTCAGCAGCAGCTGTTGCTGTTGGTTCTGGTTTTGAAAATAATCCTTCCCCAGGAAATATTAAAGATGGTTTAATTACAGACGCTATGAAATCGGCAGGAGCCGCAAAAAAAGGAGGCACTTCTCCTGTTGTTAAAGTTTTAGATTATACAGAACAGGTAACAAAACCTGGTTTAAACTTATTATGCACACCAGGAAATGACGTAGAATCTACAACCGGTTTAGTAGGCTCTGGTTGTAATATCGTTCTATTTACTACAGGTTTAGGAACACCAACAGGAAATCCAGTAGCACCAGTTTTAAAAATATCTAGCAATACCAACTTATACGAACGCATGAATGATATTATAGATATAAATGCAGGTACTGTAATCACGGGTGAAGACACTATCGAGTCTATGGGACAAAAGATTTTAAACCATATCATTAGAGTGGCTAGTGGCGAAACACCTTCAAAAGCAGTATTACAAGCAAACAACGATTTTATTCCTTGGAAAAGAGGAGTTTCATTGTAG